One genomic region from Amycolatopsis sp. FBCC-B4732 encodes:
- a CDS encoding nitroreductase family deazaflavin-dependent oxidoreductase: MRTARFVVWADKKLHKAFGGRVSLVALAGLPSLRLTTTGRKSGLARSTNLLYYPHGDDFVLTASNWGRRHDPAWALNLRANPKAEVARAGRPTAVVARELTGEEYAAMWRELLQFWPGYAMEQQEAGRTLPVFLLTAVVG; this comes from the coding sequence ATGCGCACGGCCCGCTTCGTCGTGTGGGCGGACAAGAAACTGCACAAGGCGTTCGGCGGCCGGGTGAGCCTCGTGGCGCTCGCCGGGCTGCCGTCGCTGCGCCTCACGACGACGGGCCGCAAGAGCGGGCTGGCGCGCAGCACCAACCTGCTCTACTACCCGCACGGCGACGACTTCGTGCTGACGGCCTCCAACTGGGGCCGCCGGCACGACCCGGCGTGGGCGCTGAACCTGCGCGCGAACCCGAAGGCCGAGGTCGCGCGGGCGGGACGGCCCACGGCGGTCGTGGCGCGGGAGCTGACCGGCGAGGAGTACGCCGCGATGTGGCGGGAGCTGCTGCAGTTCTGGCCGGGGTACGCGATGGAGCAGCAGGAAGCCGGCCGCACGTTGCCGGTTTTCCTGCTGACCGCGGTCGTCGGGTAG
- the egtD gene encoding L-histidine N(alpha)-methyltransferase: MTEVDLDHHRSGDAVTAELRADVVAGLTADRKWLPPKWFYDAEGSELFEKITQLPEYYPTRSEREVLAAHAADVAELTGAHTLVELGSGSSEKTRLLLDALTAHGTMEAFVPLDVSESALAEAAEAISKDYPGLTVRGVVGDFTQHLGLLPGGQPRLVAFLGGTIGNFLPAERAAFLRSVREVLGEGEWLLLGTDLVKDAGILERAYDDAAGVTAEFDKNVLRVINARLGADFDTDEFDHVSHWDAENEWIEMRLLARRALTVEIPGADLTVSFAEGEHIRTEISAKFRPSGVEAELAAAGFELAHWWTDSQQRFGVSLARSVRG; encoded by the coding sequence ATGACCGAAGTCGATCTCGACCACCACCGCTCCGGCGACGCCGTCACCGCGGAACTGCGCGCCGACGTCGTCGCCGGCCTCACCGCGGACCGCAAGTGGCTGCCGCCCAAGTGGTTCTACGACGCCGAAGGCAGCGAGCTGTTCGAGAAGATCACCCAGCTGCCGGAGTACTACCCGACCCGCAGCGAACGCGAGGTGCTGGCCGCGCACGCCGCCGACGTCGCGGAGCTGACCGGCGCGCACACGCTCGTCGAGCTGGGTTCGGGCTCGAGCGAGAAGACCCGCCTGCTGCTCGACGCGCTCACCGCGCACGGGACCATGGAGGCGTTCGTCCCGCTCGACGTGTCCGAGTCGGCGCTCGCCGAGGCCGCCGAAGCCATTTCGAAGGACTACCCGGGGCTGACCGTCCGCGGGGTGGTCGGCGACTTCACCCAGCACCTCGGCCTGCTGCCCGGCGGTCAGCCGCGGCTGGTGGCGTTCCTCGGCGGCACCATCGGCAACTTCCTGCCGGCCGAGCGCGCGGCCTTCCTGCGGTCCGTGCGGGAGGTCCTCGGCGAGGGGGAGTGGCTGCTCCTCGGCACCGACCTGGTCAAGGACGCGGGCATCCTCGAACGCGCCTACGACGACGCCGCGGGCGTGACGGCGGAGTTCGACAAGAACGTCCTGCGGGTGATCAACGCCCGCCTCGGCGCGGACTTCGACACCGACGAGTTCGACCACGTCTCGCACTGGGACGCGGAGAACGAGTGGATCGAGATGCGCCTGCTGGCCCGCCGCGCGCTCACCGTCGAGATCCCGGGCGCGGACCTCACGGTGAGCTTCGCCGAGGGCGAGCACATCCGCACGGAGATCTCCGCCAAGTTCCGGCCGTCCGGCGTCGAGGCGGAGCTGGCCGCGGCCGGGTTCGAGCTGGCGCACTGGTGGACCGACTCCCAGCAGCGGTTCGGGGTGAGCCTGGCAAGATCTGTGCGTGGCTAA
- a CDS encoding LysR family transcriptional regulator, with protein MELSLHRLRMLRELHRRGTVTAAAAALHYTASAVSQQLAQLERDVGAKLFERLGRRVQLTELGTLLTEHAEEILGSVERATLALEEAQEARTVRLTAGVWASVASGLLPTALTALAGDHPGIEVRTRELAPEDTAEAVRDGSLDLSFVIDYSDSPMAWDAGLERAVVAVERLHAAVPRGAFPAGSASLDDLAEHPWILASAKSQFGRAMRTACQRHGFAPKINHEVEEQSTAMAMVGAGLGVTLVSDLGLRLLRPPGIDVVTLTTPLLRTVSIAYRRTAFRRPALHLVIEAVRASAAELGLGTESALP; from the coding sequence ATGGAGCTTTCGTTGCACCGCTTGAGGATGCTTCGCGAGCTGCACCGCCGGGGAACCGTGACGGCGGCCGCCGCCGCGCTGCACTACACCGCTTCGGCGGTATCGCAGCAGCTCGCGCAGCTGGAACGCGACGTGGGCGCGAAGCTGTTCGAACGGCTCGGCCGCCGGGTCCAGCTGACCGAGCTGGGCACCCTGCTCACGGAGCACGCGGAAGAGATCCTCGGATCGGTGGAGCGCGCGACACTCGCACTGGAGGAGGCGCAGGAGGCCCGCACGGTCCGGCTGACCGCCGGGGTGTGGGCTTCGGTGGCATCCGGCCTGCTCCCGACGGCGCTGACCGCGCTGGCCGGCGACCACCCCGGCATCGAGGTCCGCACCCGCGAGCTGGCGCCCGAGGACACCGCGGAGGCCGTCCGCGACGGCAGCCTCGACCTGTCGTTCGTCATCGACTACTCCGATTCGCCGATGGCGTGGGACGCCGGGCTGGAACGCGCGGTCGTGGCCGTCGAGCGCCTGCACGCCGCGGTGCCGCGGGGCGCGTTTCCGGCGGGGTCGGCGTCGCTGGACGACCTCGCCGAGCACCCGTGGATCCTGGCCAGCGCGAAGTCGCAGTTCGGCCGCGCGATGCGCACCGCCTGCCAGCGCCACGGGTTCGCCCCCAAGATCAACCACGAGGTCGAGGAGCAGTCGACGGCGATGGCGATGGTGGGCGCCGGGCTGGGCGTCACCCTGGTCTCGGACCTCGGCCTGCGTCTGCTGCGGCCGCCCGGGATCGACGTCGTCACCCTCACCACGCCGTTGCTCCGAACGGTTTCGATCGCCTACCGGCGCACCGCGTTCCGGCGGCCCGCGTTGCACCTGGTGATCGAGGCCGTGCGCGCGTCCGCGGCCGAATTGGGACTGGGCACCGAGTCCGCTTTGCCCTGA
- a CDS encoding glutamate-cysteine ligase family protein, whose amino-acid sequence MTEASTVHDFPEKSGSASNQTARLLADRAAGEAYVASVCFKHGPPRLTGVELEFTVHHADDPARPLDPDVLATALGPHTPRTLRPDSPAVPLPAGSPVSLEPGCQVEISALPQATLRELDAVVSADLRHLRTLLARHGLELGETGIDAHRAPRRLLRTPRYAAMERRFAPIGPGGITMMCSTAGLQVCVDAGEADQHAFRWAAAHAMGPPLLALFANSRVHAGRDTGFASARWLAVHDTEAVRSRTERVAGEPAAEWAARLMDTPLLVLPRGDRPWDAPEGLTFADWIDGKGAGALLPKPTSVDLDYHLTTMFTPVRPQGYLEIRYLDAQPPGAWLPPVALVSALLARPSTVDKVLDLCAPVAGRWSLAARRGLADPELAAAAAALADLGCAELGATGLADESITEISESVQGRVSRSRSEA is encoded by the coding sequence ATGACAGAAGCGTCTACGGTGCACGATTTCCCCGAGAAGTCGGGTAGTGCGTCGAACCAGACCGCGCGGCTCCTCGCGGACCGCGCGGCCGGGGAGGCGTACGTGGCATCGGTGTGCTTCAAGCACGGGCCACCCCGCCTGACCGGCGTGGAGCTGGAGTTCACCGTGCACCACGCCGACGACCCGGCAAGACCGCTCGATCCCGACGTACTCGCCACGGCGCTGGGCCCGCACACCCCGCGGACCCTCCGCCCCGACAGCCCCGCCGTGCCACTCCCGGCCGGCAGCCCGGTCAGCCTCGAACCCGGCTGCCAAGTCGAAATATCCGCGCTTCCCCAGGCCACGCTCCGCGAACTCGACGCGGTCGTCTCGGCCGATCTGCGCCACCTGCGCACTCTCCTCGCCCGCCACGGGCTCGAACTCGGCGAAACCGGCATCGACGCGCACCGCGCGCCGCGTCGGCTCCTGCGCACGCCGCGCTACGCGGCGATGGAACGCCGGTTCGCGCCCATCGGCCCCGGCGGCATCACGATGATGTGCAGCACCGCCGGCCTGCAGGTGTGCGTCGACGCGGGGGAGGCCGACCAGCACGCCTTCCGCTGGGCGGCCGCCCACGCCATGGGGCCGCCCTTGCTGGCCCTCTTCGCCAATTCCCGCGTCCACGCCGGACGCGACACGGGGTTCGCCTCCGCCCGCTGGCTCGCGGTGCACGACACCGAAGCGGTCCGGTCGCGCACCGAACGCGTCGCGGGCGAACCCGCGGCGGAGTGGGCCGCCCGCCTGATGGACACGCCGTTGCTGGTGCTGCCCCGCGGCGACCGGCCGTGGGACGCGCCGGAGGGGCTGACGTTCGCCGACTGGATCGACGGCAAGGGCGCCGGCGCCCTGCTGCCGAAACCCACGTCGGTGGACCTCGACTACCACCTCACGACGATGTTCACCCCCGTCCGCCCGCAGGGGTACCTGGAGATCCGGTACCTCGACGCGCAGCCGCCGGGTGCGTGGCTGCCGCCGGTGGCACTGGTCTCGGCACTGCTCGCCCGCCCGTCCACGGTGGACAAGGTGCTCGACCTGTGCGCGCCGGTCGCGGGCCGGTGGAGCCTGGCGGCGCGGCGTGGCCTGGCCGACCCGGAGCTGGCCGCCGCGGCGGCCGCGCTCGCGGATCTCGGCTGCGCCGAGCTGGGCGCGACCGGGCTGGCGGACGAATCGATCACCGAGATCAGCGAGAGCGTGCAGGGGCGCGTGTCCCGATCGAGGAGCGAAGCATGA
- a CDS encoding alpha/beta hydrolase translates to MRSFALAGALVAGLGTAGTAGTAAAATDAAGAAVKPAVAGATAAPNWGTCSAATLAGVPADQVKYYSCARYRVPIDHDNATLGTIDIALLKRAARTPDQRVGSLFLNPGGPGGSGLRMPISGQYYFQPQVVDRFDLIGFDPRGVGQSNPLRCFTTQEDADEVFGAQIPVPLSRTEISGTLASYRDYGQFCKNNAGSLLNHMSTKDVVRDLDTLRAAVGDQKLTYVGFSYGTLIGSTYTSMFPKQSRAIVIDGNVDPALRTSDGVQYDRERAQGFEISLDGFLKRCDQAGAKCAFSDGNPRAKFDEVREYLRKQPITLPGGGTVDINQFTGGVSSVLYSPSAFPGLAEDLQALYGALHPTGAQAQALQAKPLKALTPGKRGLADQNPDSPYTSDDSYFAVNCSDKPFKIKQDQVPGIAAQWERESRTFGRYQAFADTAGCPVWPAKKPDVYRGPWRAKTDVPVVVVGNYYDPATQYKFAQRMAAELGNARLLSVDAFGHCILGDALGVDKAVADYLTDLKVPAGGQVFQPNVQPFETP, encoded by the coding sequence ATACGCTCGTTCGCGCTGGCCGGAGCGCTCGTGGCCGGGCTGGGCACGGCCGGGACGGCGGGTACCGCCGCGGCCGCCACCGATGCCGCCGGAGCCGCCGTCAAGCCGGCGGTCGCCGGGGCGACCGCCGCGCCGAATTGGGGCACCTGCTCGGCCGCCACGCTCGCGGGAGTGCCTGCGGACCAGGTCAAGTACTACAGCTGCGCCCGCTACCGGGTGCCCATCGACCACGACAACGCCACGCTCGGCACCATCGACATCGCCCTGCTCAAGCGCGCGGCCCGGACGCCGGACCAGCGGGTCGGTTCGCTGTTCCTCAACCCGGGCGGTCCCGGCGGGTCCGGCCTGCGGATGCCGATCAGCGGCCAGTACTACTTCCAGCCGCAGGTCGTCGACCGGTTCGACCTCATCGGGTTCGACCCGCGCGGGGTCGGGCAGAGCAACCCGCTGCGCTGCTTCACCACCCAGGAAGACGCGGACGAGGTCTTCGGCGCCCAGATCCCGGTACCGCTGTCGCGCACCGAGATCTCCGGGACGCTCGCCAGCTACCGCGACTACGGGCAGTTCTGCAAGAACAACGCGGGTTCGCTGCTCAACCACATGTCCACGAAGGACGTGGTGCGCGACCTCGACACGCTGCGCGCGGCGGTCGGGGACCAGAAGCTGACCTACGTCGGCTTCTCCTACGGCACCCTGATCGGCTCGACCTACACCTCGATGTTCCCGAAGCAGTCGCGGGCCATCGTGATCGACGGCAACGTCGACCCGGCGCTGCGCACCAGCGACGGCGTGCAGTACGACCGCGAACGCGCCCAGGGCTTCGAAATCTCCCTCGACGGCTTCCTCAAGCGGTGCGACCAGGCCGGCGCCAAGTGCGCGTTCAGCGACGGGAACCCGCGGGCGAAGTTCGACGAGGTCCGCGAGTACCTGCGCAAGCAGCCGATCACCCTCCCCGGTGGCGGCACGGTGGACATCAACCAGTTCACCGGCGGCGTTTCGAGCGTCCTGTACTCGCCGTCGGCGTTCCCCGGCCTGGCCGAGGACCTGCAGGCGCTCTACGGCGCCCTCCACCCGACCGGCGCGCAGGCGCAGGCGCTGCAGGCCAAGCCGCTGAAGGCGCTCACCCCCGGCAAGCGGGGCCTGGCCGACCAGAACCCGGACAGCCCGTACACCAGTGACGACTCGTACTTCGCGGTCAACTGCTCGGACAAGCCGTTCAAGATCAAGCAGGACCAGGTGCCGGGCATCGCCGCCCAGTGGGAGCGCGAATCGCGCACCTTCGGCCGCTACCAGGCGTTCGCCGACACGGCGGGCTGCCCGGTGTGGCCGGCGAAGAAGCCGGACGTCTACCGCGGTCCGTGGCGGGCCAAGACCGACGTCCCGGTCGTCGTGGTCGGCAACTACTACGACCCGGCGACGCAGTACAAGTTCGCTCAGCGGATGGCCGCGGAGCTGGGCAACGCGCGGCTGCTGTCGGTCGACGCGTTCGGCCACTGCATCCTCGGTGACGCCCTCGGCGTCGACAAGGCCGTGGCCGACTACCTGACCGACCTCAAGGTGCCGGCGGGCGGCCAGGTGTTCCAGCCGAACGTCCAGCCGTTCGAAACGCCGTAG
- a CDS encoding TetR/AcrR family transcriptional regulator encodes MNKKIDRGQATREHLVAVASDLFTEHGYDATSIEAVLRAADVSRGALYHHFPGKDALFTAVLDAVYERVEAESARAVEGLTEPAAALRAACLAWIRSTADPVVRQVLLVDAPAVLGWQRWRQLDERRTLGKIKAALRRDGRIPAARVDLFAHVLLAGMNEVALLAARTGEPTSTAEAEAAAADLLDRLLGT; translated from the coding sequence ATGAACAAGAAGATCGACCGCGGTCAGGCGACCCGCGAGCACCTCGTCGCGGTCGCCTCGGACCTGTTCACCGAACACGGCTACGACGCGACGTCGATCGAGGCCGTCCTGCGGGCCGCCGACGTCAGCCGGGGCGCGCTCTACCACCACTTCCCCGGCAAGGACGCGCTGTTCACGGCCGTCTTGGACGCCGTCTACGAGCGGGTGGAAGCGGAGAGCGCGCGGGCCGTCGAGGGCCTGACCGAGCCGGCGGCCGCCTTGCGCGCCGCCTGCCTGGCGTGGATCCGGAGCACCGCGGACCCCGTGGTGCGGCAGGTGCTGCTCGTCGACGCGCCCGCCGTGCTCGGCTGGCAACGCTGGCGGCAGCTCGACGAGCGGCGCACCCTCGGCAAGATCAAGGCCGCGTTGCGGCGCGACGGCCGGATCCCCGCCGCGCGCGTGGACCTCTTCGCGCACGTGCTGCTCGCCGGGATGAACGAAGTCGCGCTGCTCGCCGCCCGCACCGGCGAACCCACGAGCACCGCCGAAGCCGAGGCCGCTGCCGCCGACCTGCTCGACCGCCTGCTCGGGACGTGA
- the egtB gene encoding ergothioneine biosynthesis protein EgtB, with amino-acid sequence MSTEAEALDDLSAQDLRARAAEALTRARARSEALTDAVDDEDLVRQHSKLMSPLVWDLAHIGVQEELWLVRDVGGREPLRPDIDDIYDAFQHARADRPELPLLGPAEARAYVKQVREKAFDVLERVPLQGSKLTERAFAFGMITQHEQQHDETMLATHQLRKGDPVLHAPEPPPARSGALPAEVLVPGGAFTMGTSAEPWALDNERPAHELVVEAFWLDTVPVTCGAYAEFLDGGGYDDERWWSPAGWAYRTEHGITAPRFWKREQDGWWRTRFGVYERVTADEPVVHVSYHEAEAYAAWAGRRLPTEAEWEKAARFDPATGRSRRFPWGDDEPSAEHANLGQRHLRPAPAGAYPAGASPTGVHQLIGDVWEWTSTDLHGYPGFVPFPYREYSEVFFGPEYKILRGGSFGTDSAAIRGTFRNWDYPIRRQIFAGFRTARDAAPGEVD; translated from the coding sequence ATGAGCACAGAGGCAGAAGCACTGGACGACCTGAGCGCGCAGGACCTGCGCGCCCGTGCCGCCGAAGCACTGACGAGGGCGCGGGCGCGCAGCGAGGCGCTGACCGACGCCGTCGACGACGAAGACCTGGTCCGCCAGCACTCCAAGCTGATGTCCCCGCTGGTCTGGGACCTGGCGCACATCGGCGTGCAGGAGGAGCTGTGGCTGGTCCGCGACGTCGGCGGTCGCGAGCCGCTGCGCCCGGACATCGACGACATCTACGACGCCTTCCAGCACGCCAGGGCCGACCGGCCGGAGCTGCCGCTGCTCGGCCCGGCCGAGGCGCGCGCGTACGTGAAGCAGGTTCGCGAAAAGGCGTTCGACGTCCTCGAACGCGTGCCGCTGCAGGGCAGCAAGCTGACCGAGCGGGCGTTCGCGTTCGGCATGATCACCCAGCACGAGCAGCAGCACGACGAGACGATGCTGGCCACCCACCAGCTGCGCAAGGGCGACCCGGTGCTGCACGCGCCGGAGCCGCCGCCCGCCCGCTCCGGCGCGCTGCCGGCCGAGGTGCTGGTCCCGGGCGGCGCGTTCACCATGGGCACGTCGGCCGAGCCGTGGGCGCTGGACAACGAGCGCCCGGCGCACGAGCTCGTCGTCGAGGCGTTCTGGCTGGACACCGTCCCGGTCACCTGCGGGGCGTACGCCGAGTTCCTCGACGGCGGTGGCTACGACGACGAGCGGTGGTGGAGCCCGGCGGGCTGGGCCTACCGGACGGAGCACGGCATCACCGCGCCGCGGTTCTGGAAGCGGGAGCAGGACGGCTGGTGGCGGACCCGGTTCGGCGTCTACGAACGCGTCACGGCCGACGAGCCGGTCGTGCACGTCTCCTACCACGAGGCCGAGGCCTACGCGGCCTGGGCGGGCCGGCGGCTGCCGACCGAAGCGGAGTGGGAGAAGGCGGCGCGGTTCGACCCGGCGACGGGCCGGTCGCGGCGGTTCCCGTGGGGTGACGACGAGCCGTCCGCCGAGCACGCCAACCTCGGCCAGCGGCACCTGCGCCCGGCGCCCGCGGGCGCGTACCCGGCGGGTGCGTCGCCGACCGGCGTGCACCAGCTGATCGGCGACGTCTGGGAGTGGACGAGCACCGACCTGCACGGGTACCCGGGCTTCGTGCCCTTCCCGTACCGGGAGTACTCGGAGGTGTTCTTCGGGCCGGAGTACAAGATCCTGCGCGGTGGCTCGTTCGGCACCGACTCGGCGGCGATCCGGGGCACGTTCCGCAACTGGGACTACCCGATCCGGCGGCAGATCTTCGCCGGCTTCCGCACGGCGCGCGACGCGGCACCCGGCGAGGTGGACTAG
- the egtC gene encoding ergothioneine biosynthesis protein EgtC, with the protein MCRHIAYLGEPVPPAEVLFRAPHSLLVQSYAPADMRGGGSVNADGFGLGWYPGPGSPPLRHRRSTPLWTDETLPPLAAAVTTGAFVAAVRNGTTGLPVTEAAAAPFTAGRWLFSHNGVVRGYPDSLAGPAKTLPITELLTLEAPTDSVVLWALLRARLAAGEDPLRAVAELTAEVEAAAPGSRLNFLLTDGETLIGTTWTHALSVLETPSGVLLASEPCDGDPRWRPVPDHHAVRATAAGVELLPLTQENP; encoded by the coding sequence ATGTGCAGGCACATCGCCTACCTCGGCGAGCCGGTTCCACCCGCCGAGGTGCTCTTCCGCGCGCCGCATTCGCTGCTGGTGCAGTCCTACGCGCCGGCGGACATGCGCGGCGGCGGCTCGGTGAACGCCGACGGGTTCGGGCTGGGGTGGTACCCCGGCCCGGGCTCGCCGCCGCTGCGCCACCGCCGCTCGACTCCACTGTGGACGGACGAGACGCTGCCGCCGCTGGCGGCGGCGGTGACCACGGGCGCGTTCGTCGCCGCGGTCCGCAACGGCACCACCGGCCTGCCGGTGACCGAGGCGGCCGCGGCGCCGTTCACCGCCGGGCGCTGGCTGTTCAGCCACAACGGCGTCGTCCGCGGCTACCCGGACTCGCTGGCCGGGCCGGCCAAGACGCTGCCGATCACCGAACTGCTGACCTTGGAGGCACCGACGGACTCGGTGGTGCTCTGGGCGCTGCTGCGCGCCCGGCTCGCCGCGGGCGAGGATCCGCTTCGGGCGGTGGCGGAACTGACCGCCGAGGTCGAAGCGGCCGCACCCGGCTCCCGGCTCAACTTCCTGCTCACCGACGGCGAAACGCTGATCGGCACCACCTGGACGCACGCGCTGTCGGTGCTCGAAACGCCGTCCGGCGTGCTGCTGGCTTCCGAACCCTGTGACGGTGACCCGCGCTGGCGGCCCGTCCCCGACCACCACGCCGTGCGCGCCACCGCGGCCGGCGTCGAACTGCTTCCCCTGACCCAGGAGAACCCATGA